A single genomic interval of Alteromonas sp. CI.11.F.A3 harbors:
- a CDS encoding efflux RND transporter periplasmic adaptor subunit, with amino-acid sequence MDASFNTLRTLSLTGGILSLSLLLGACTDADAINPTEEISEAVIAIPVEAAAVTNGSISSTYTTTAILEAREEAFVVARASGIIEQIVVEEGDYVEKGQVLAQLDKRRYELNLAKAKADLTGLERELDKVNKVYSKNLISVDTYDKLTAQYESAKASVHLAELDLKETTITAPISGFIASRNAKVGNLTESFQRERMFHIVQQQNLQGVVYLPENELQNVAVGQPATLIVAALGNKSLTASVERISPVIDAATGTFKVTLAVPNEKHVLKAGMFTDVALEYALHNSATLLPRRALITMDNQHSVFVVKDNIATKVDIVTGFEQDEMIEVLSGLQGDEKVVTAGHQNLKDQAPVDVVNG; translated from the coding sequence TGGCGGCATACTTTCTTTATCTTTGCTACTAGGTGCGTGTACCGACGCCGATGCGATAAACCCCACAGAAGAAATTTCTGAAGCGGTGATAGCTATACCGGTAGAAGCCGCTGCAGTAACCAATGGTTCAATCAGCTCCACGTATACTACTACCGCTATTTTGGAAGCAAGAGAAGAAGCGTTTGTGGTAGCACGAGCGTCAGGCATTATTGAACAGATAGTGGTAGAAGAAGGCGACTACGTTGAAAAAGGCCAAGTGCTTGCGCAACTAGATAAACGCAGATACGAACTTAATCTTGCGAAGGCAAAGGCAGATTTAACTGGTCTTGAGCGTGAGTTAGATAAAGTAAACAAAGTGTATTCTAAAAACCTTATCAGTGTAGATACCTACGACAAACTGACCGCTCAATATGAGTCAGCCAAAGCATCGGTTCATCTTGCTGAACTAGATTTAAAAGAAACCACCATTACTGCCCCTATCAGTGGTTTTATTGCTTCTCGTAATGCCAAAGTAGGTAACCTGACTGAGTCTTTCCAGCGAGAGCGCATGTTCCATATTGTGCAACAGCAGAATTTACAAGGTGTAGTGTATTTACCTGAAAACGAATTACAAAATGTGGCGGTAGGTCAACCCGCAACCCTTATTGTTGCTGCACTAGGTAATAAATCGTTAACTGCATCTGTCGAGCGAATTAGCCCCGTTATTGATGCTGCCACTGGCACATTTAAAGTCACCCTTGCAGTGCCGAATGAAAAACACGTTTTAAAAGCGGGCATGTTTACCGACGTGGCTCTCGAATATGCACTCCACAATAGCGCTACGCTACTTCCACGTCGTGCCCTTATCACGATGGACAATCAACATAGCGTCTTTGTTGTTAAAGACAACATAGCCACAAAAGTCGACATTGTTACTGGCTTTGAACAAGACGAAATGATTGAAGTGTTAAGCGGCTTACAAGGTGACGAGAAAGTCGTTACCGCTGGCCACCAAAACTTAAAAGACCAAGCCCCTGTAGATGTAGTCAACGGCTAA